In the genome of Leptospira tipperaryensis, one region contains:
- a CDS encoding ArnT family glycosyltransferase: MARNSSRKLGSSLISTVSQVGSLQKISPNRRDLLIAAVLFVISVLLLFPNIGSRAVLPQGDEEMHIATIRESIQSGEILFPRFEGIMNLYKPPVLFWTGIASDLIFGMSLTAERLPSLFLFAGTGILIYFALRLFKAAPIYSAIIASSYLLTLGVFKFSRLVMMEALMTFLLTLSTFLLLVFFKKRSRTYLIAAALVSGFACLVKGPLFQVYSGTLLAGWAFMHAFQFTSAGEWSGKKRLIRMTVDQILFHTISLGVLALWGGILTSLSPAGSAFLKVFFFTENLGKFSTATTNQNELIILLGWVLYCLPFTPFLLETMSKSVLKVAPSFGGMIGRTLIFSTVAISIIHELPNRKDYYYILPLIPLAFVGVGLYFSRSEQESSLSGPLSRNFQFLIVVSIVLGLGKILLDFRSGQEAWADLLWVGFANLVGAFWMIPEKKTILYKTFLTLLLGTGFMFYLQLILIPSVNLPDVPLSGRIQESKNLCIVSENPWVALTFKNALPFAQVEHSLPGAQMNCMDGKRDVVVYRTKVGLPSVYAPAQSWSIWKRDLGIKEILIHQDWYDRIQLYSSEAILSENSKSVNK; the protein is encoded by the coding sequence ATGGCACGAAACTCCTCCCGGAAGCTCGGTTCTTCTCTCATTTCCACCGTTTCACAAGTCGGGTCTTTACAAAAGATATCTCCGAATCGAAGAGACCTTTTGATCGCGGCGGTCCTCTTTGTGATTTCGGTGTTACTTTTGTTCCCCAATATCGGATCGAGAGCAGTGCTTCCTCAAGGAGACGAGGAAATGCACATCGCCACGATTCGAGAGAGCATTCAGAGCGGAGAAATTCTTTTTCCGAGATTTGAAGGAATCATGAATCTATACAAACCACCCGTACTCTTTTGGACTGGGATCGCATCGGATTTGATTTTTGGAATGAGTCTGACTGCGGAAAGACTTCCTTCCTTGTTTCTCTTTGCGGGGACTGGGATTCTTATCTACTTTGCGCTTCGTTTGTTTAAGGCGGCGCCGATTTATTCCGCGATCATCGCTTCCAGTTATCTTTTAACGTTAGGAGTTTTTAAGTTTTCCAGGCTCGTGATGATGGAAGCCCTGATGACCTTTCTACTAACGCTTTCCACCTTTCTATTACTCGTCTTCTTTAAGAAAAGAAGTCGAACTTACTTGATCGCGGCCGCCCTTGTATCCGGCTTTGCGTGTTTGGTGAAAGGGCCTCTGTTTCAAGTGTATTCAGGAACGTTACTCGCCGGTTGGGCGTTTATGCACGCGTTTCAATTTACATCCGCTGGAGAATGGTCCGGCAAAAAAAGATTAATCCGAATGACCGTAGATCAAATCTTGTTTCACACGATCTCTCTTGGAGTTCTTGCGCTCTGGGGAGGGATCCTGACTTCGTTATCACCGGCGGGAAGCGCCTTTCTCAAAGTATTCTTCTTCACTGAAAACTTAGGAAAATTTTCGACTGCTACTACGAATCAAAATGAGTTGATTATCCTTTTGGGGTGGGTCCTGTACTGTCTTCCTTTTACACCTTTTCTTTTGGAAACGATGTCGAAGTCGGTTCTGAAAGTAGCTCCTAGTTTTGGGGGAATGATAGGCAGGACCCTTATTTTTTCAACGGTTGCAATTTCCATAATACACGAATTGCCGAATCGAAAAGACTATTACTATATTCTTCCGTTGATTCCTCTGGCCTTTGTCGGAGTAGGATTGTATTTTTCCAGAAGCGAACAAGAATCTTCTTTGTCGGGACCTCTTTCTAGAAACTTTCAATTTTTGATCGTCGTTTCGATCGTGTTGGGACTCGGAAAGATTCTTTTGGATTTTCGTTCCGGACAAGAGGCGTGGGCGGATCTTTTGTGGGTCGGATTTGCAAATCTTGTAGGAGCTTTCTGGATGATTCCGGAAAAGAAAACGATTCTTTATAAAACTTTTCTGACACTTTTACTCGGAACCGGGTTTATGTTTTATCTTCAGTTGATTCTCATTCCTTCCGTAAATCTTCCCGACGTACCTTTGAGCGGAAGAATCCAGGAAAGTAAGAATCTCTGTATCGTCTCCGAGAACCCATGGGTCGCATTGACGTTTAAGAATGCGTTGCCTTTCGCGCAGGTCGAACATTCTCTTCCCGGAGCGCAGATGAATTGTATGGATGGAAAGAGGGACGTGGTCGTTTACAGAACGAAAGTGGGACTTCCGAGCGTCTATGCGCCGGCTCAGTCTTGGTCGATTTGGAAACGGGATCTGGGAATTAAGGAAATTCTAATACACCAAGATTGGTATGATAGAATCCAACTCTACAGTTCCGAAGCGATTCTTTCCGAAAACTCGAAGTCGGTGAACAAATGA
- a CDS encoding TetR/AcrR family transcriptional regulator has translation MKSARSKANNSEPLAKDENACETIIRKRDRSATETAILLAAIQVFAKKGYDAANTKDIAKLANANEALIFRYFGNKKGLLEAILTRSEEINSDESSTRQKNQESYQDLEASLQYSMSGKCRDFREAEDFMKVAVSQIILDPEVSQIIQKKIYTKALPEFTAELEKFKKAGKIDPKADLKSIAYAISSLTFALGFMGQCVYKIPPAEIQATIKEVARIFRKGLEPESKKKSSK, from the coding sequence ATGAAATCGGCAAGGTCGAAGGCAAACAATTCAGAACCGCTCGCTAAGGATGAAAATGCATGTGAAACCATCATCCGAAAACGGGATCGTTCCGCGACCGAGACCGCCATCCTTTTAGCCGCTATCCAAGTCTTCGCCAAAAAAGGTTATGACGCGGCCAATACCAAAGATATTGCAAAACTTGCTAATGCGAACGAAGCGTTGATCTTTCGTTACTTCGGAAACAAAAAAGGTCTCCTCGAAGCCATTCTCACAAGATCCGAAGAAATCAATTCGGACGAATCTTCCACCCGTCAGAAGAACCAAGAAAGTTATCAAGATTTAGAAGCCAGCCTTCAATATTCCATGTCCGGAAAGTGCAGAGACTTTCGAGAAGCCGAAGATTTTATGAAAGTCGCGGTCAGTCAGATCATCTTAGATCCCGAAGTCAGCCAGATCATTCAGAAGAAAATTTATACAAAAGCTCTTCCCGAATTTACGGCTGAATTGGAAAAATTTAAAAAAGCCGGAAAGATCGATCCTAAAGCGGATCTGAAATCCATCGCCTACGCAATCTCTTCCCTTACGTTTGCCTTAGGCTTTATGGGTCAGTGCGTCTATAAAATTCCCCCTGCAGAAATCCAAGCCACCATCAAAGAAGTCGCAAGAATTTTTAGAAAGGGTTTAGAGCCCGAATCCAAGAAGAAGTCTTCGAAGTAA
- a CDS encoding aconitate hydratase has protein sequence MAFDIEMIRARYAKIGDLVTKARNVVGRPLTLTEKILYSHLWEGEPKAAYEKGKSYVDFAPDRVAMQDATAQMALLQFMSAGRNTVAVPSTVHCDHLIQAKDGATEDLKTANDVNKEVYDFLSSVSNKYGIGFWKPGAGIIHQVVLENYAFPGGMMIGTDSHTVNAGGLGMIAIGVGGADAVDVMAGMAWELKFPKLIGVKLTGKLSGWASSKDVILKVAGILTVKGGTGAIVEYFGEGAESLSCTGKGTICNMGAEIGATTSVFGYDQNMKEYLLNTNRKDVAELADKIKEHLNGDKEVYADPSKYFDQVIEINLSELEPHINGPFTPDLATPLSKFKEAVSKNGWPTNLEVGLIGSCTNSSYEDITRAASIAKQASEKNLEVKAEYTVTPGSEMIRYTIERDGLIKTFSDIGGVVLANACGPCIGQWSRQTKDPERKNSIITSFNRNFAKRNDGFAGTHAFVASPEIVTAFAIAGKLDFNPLTDTLKSKDGKEVKLDPPTGLDFPPKGFDVKDAGFLAPAEDGSKVNVAVDPKSDRLQLLSPFTPWEGNDLKGLKLLIKAKGKCTTDHISMAGPWLKYRGHLDNISNNLLIGAVNSFNDKTNAVKNQLTGEYEPVPQTARAYKAKGIGSIVVGDENYGEGSSREHAAMEPRHLGARAVLVKSFARIHETNLKKQGMLALTFADKADYDKIQEEDSIDILGLTSFQEGTPLTLVLNHKDGSKQEIKVNHTFNTQQIAWFKAGSALNLISEEQRKKG, from the coding sequence ATGGCATTCGATATAGAAATGATTCGCGCCCGATACGCAAAGATCGGGGATCTTGTTACAAAAGCGAGAAACGTTGTTGGACGACCTCTTACTCTTACAGAAAAAATCCTCTATTCCCATCTCTGGGAAGGCGAACCAAAAGCAGCCTACGAAAAAGGAAAGTCTTATGTAGACTTTGCTCCGGACAGAGTGGCGATGCAAGATGCGACCGCGCAAATGGCGCTTCTTCAGTTTATGTCCGCGGGAAGAAACACCGTCGCGGTTCCTTCTACCGTACATTGCGATCACTTGATCCAAGCCAAAGACGGAGCGACTGAAGATCTAAAAACCGCCAACGACGTGAACAAGGAAGTTTATGATTTTCTTTCTTCCGTTTCCAACAAATACGGAATCGGATTTTGGAAACCGGGTGCGGGGATCATTCACCAAGTCGTATTAGAAAATTATGCATTCCCAGGCGGAATGATGATCGGAACCGATTCTCATACCGTAAACGCGGGTGGCCTCGGAATGATCGCGATCGGAGTCGGCGGCGCTGACGCGGTGGACGTGATGGCGGGAATGGCTTGGGAATTAAAATTCCCAAAACTCATCGGAGTAAAACTCACCGGTAAACTTTCCGGCTGGGCTTCTTCGAAAGACGTCATCTTAAAAGTGGCGGGAATTCTTACCGTAAAAGGTGGAACCGGAGCGATCGTAGAATACTTCGGAGAAGGCGCGGAAAGCCTTTCCTGTACTGGAAAAGGAACGATTTGTAATATGGGCGCGGAGATCGGCGCTACCACTTCCGTTTTCGGTTACGATCAGAACATGAAAGAATATCTCTTGAACACGAATCGTAAAGACGTTGCGGAACTCGCGGACAAAATCAAGGAACACTTAAACGGTGACAAAGAAGTCTATGCGGATCCTTCGAAATATTTTGATCAGGTGATTGAGATCAATCTTTCCGAACTCGAACCTCATATCAACGGTCCGTTTACTCCCGATTTGGCGACTCCTCTTTCCAAGTTCAAAGAAGCGGTATCGAAAAACGGTTGGCCGACGAACTTGGAAGTCGGGCTCATCGGTTCCTGTACAAATTCTTCTTACGAAGATATCACACGCGCGGCTTCGATCGCAAAACAAGCTTCCGAGAAGAATCTGGAAGTCAAAGCGGAATACACCGTAACTCCGGGTTCAGAGATGATTCGTTATACGATAGAAAGAGACGGACTCATCAAAACATTCTCCGATATAGGAGGAGTGGTTCTCGCGAACGCTTGCGGTCCTTGTATCGGTCAGTGGAGTCGTCAGACAAAAGATCCGGAAAGAAAGAATTCCATCATCACTTCGTTTAACAGAAACTTTGCGAAGAGGAACGACGGCTTTGCGGGAACTCACGCGTTTGTTGCGTCACCCGAAATTGTAACTGCTTTTGCAATCGCGGGAAAATTGGATTTTAATCCGTTAACCGACACCCTAAAAAGCAAGGACGGAAAAGAAGTAAAACTCGACCCTCCTACGGGTTTGGATTTTCCTCCAAAAGGTTTCGACGTAAAGGACGCGGGTTTTCTCGCTCCGGCAGAAGACGGTTCCAAAGTGAACGTTGCGGTGGATCCGAAATCTGATCGTCTTCAGTTGCTTTCTCCTTTTACTCCTTGGGAAGGAAACGATCTGAAAGGATTAAAACTTCTGATCAAGGCAAAGGGAAAGTGTACCACCGACCATATTTCTATGGCGGGGCCTTGGTTGAAATACAGAGGTCATTTGGATAACATCTCCAATAACCTTTTGATAGGCGCGGTCAATTCGTTTAACGATAAGACCAACGCGGTGAAGAATCAGCTAACGGGAGAATACGAACCAGTTCCTCAAACCGCAAGAGCCTACAAAGCAAAGGGAATCGGATCAATCGTAGTAGGGGACGAAAACTACGGAGAAGGTTCTTCCAGAGAACACGCGGCTATGGAACCGAGACATCTCGGCGCGAGAGCGGTTCTTGTGAAGTCCTTTGCAAGAATCCACGAGACAAACCTGAAAAAACAGGGAATGCTTGCTCTTACGTTCGCCGACAAAGCGGACTATGATAAGATTCAAGAAGAGGATTCGATCGATATTCTTGGTCTGACTTCCTTTCAAGAAGGAACTCCTCTGACTCTTGTCTTGAACCACAAAGACGGTTCTAAACAAGAAATCAAAGTGAATCATACTTTCAACACCCAGCAGATTGCTTGGTTCAAAGCGGGAAGCGCTCTGAATCTGATCAGCGAAGAACAAAGAAAGAAAGGGTAA
- a CDS encoding OmpA family protein — translation MQGMNSSLNLGAAGIMAKKENYYVTIKGRKYDRELIQLAEEFTSGKRDGRISVNDAKQLLKAVKDNNSYTDIEKHTIEHIRENYKFTDKADDWFRTEIRKWASKRVQDAKKKSDKSVTLNVPEEESPETNFPESWSEDVGTPQESSTREYTNYIPTPSAKPHLKKDKTVPILIFLAGLLILLGLIYFFWALFSSEKKQRPLEVSKPVEEKVSPKKDVGTPKEEKDLTSKEKNLESEKKSSFSWFGKGDEEAFSSNPKFKALEMSVIRFEKNSIQVHKESRPSLNQLSRWMKEDSKIRVKIIGHTSLEGTESVNQKVSILRAEMVRDYLVGNGISVDRFQIIPKGASVPIGDNSKEEGKEKNRRVELRIQN, via the coding sequence TTGCAGGGAATGAATTCTTCCCTAAATCTTGGTGCGGCGGGGATCATGGCGAAAAAAGAAAACTACTACGTTACAATCAAGGGTAGAAAATACGACCGAGAGCTCATTCAGCTCGCGGAAGAATTTACTTCGGGCAAACGCGATGGTAGAATTTCGGTTAACGACGCGAAGCAACTTCTAAAAGCAGTCAAAGATAATAACAGTTATACGGACATCGAGAAACATACGATCGAACATATCCGCGAGAATTATAAGTTTACGGATAAAGCCGACGATTGGTTTCGCACCGAAATCCGTAAGTGGGCGTCGAAACGAGTTCAAGACGCAAAGAAGAAAAGCGATAAAAGCGTCACTCTCAACGTTCCCGAGGAAGAATCTCCGGAAACCAATTTTCCCGAAAGTTGGAGCGAGGATGTGGGAACTCCCCAGGAATCTTCAACAAGAGAATACACGAACTACATTCCAACACCTTCCGCAAAACCTCATCTCAAAAAAGACAAGACAGTCCCGATTCTTATCTTCCTCGCCGGACTTCTGATTCTTCTTGGATTGATCTATTTTTTCTGGGCCCTTTTCTCTTCTGAGAAAAAACAAAGACCTCTCGAAGTTTCAAAACCCGTTGAAGAGAAAGTTTCCCCGAAAAAGGATGTGGGAACTCCCAAAGAAGAAAAAGATCTGACTTCAAAGGAGAAGAATCTCGAATCCGAAAAAAAATCTTCGTTTTCCTGGTTTGGAAAAGGGGATGAGGAAGCATTCTCCTCAAATCCTAAATTCAAGGCGCTCGAAATGAGCGTGATCCGTTTTGAGAAAAATAGCATTCAGGTTCATAAGGAATCGAGACCAAGTCTCAATCAGCTTTCTCGATGGATGAAAGAAGATTCTAAAATTCGAGTGAAGATCATCGGACATACTTCTCTCGAAGGAACCGAATCCGTGAATCAAAAAGTTTCCATTCTTCGAGCCGAAATGGTTCGGGACTATCTCGTTGGGAACGGAATTTCCGTGGATCGATTTCAGATCATTCCTAAGGGGGCGAGCGTTCCGATCGGGGATAACTCCAAGGAAGAAGGAAAGGAAAAAAACAGAAGGGTCGAGCTTAGAATTCAAAACTGA
- the epmA gene encoding EF-P lysine aminoacylase EpmA, which yields MNELSREILIRRAKFLSVIRRFFEERNYLEMDTPCLKANPSMEPYLDPFLVHSPSEKERGYLITSPEYSLKEILSKGLERIYEITHTFRSGEEGSPFHSAEFLMLEFYTVGMRLEGLMDFCTDLLEILDAKFHSFGFQRSEIRRMTVEEALREYAGCGISHEELDKVIKEQRLTANQDEKRTYEDSFFLVFLNLVEAHLPKGFTFLYHYPPELAALSQIENGFARRFELYFGNLELGNAFQELTDPEEQFSRFRSEQDLRKRLGKEIFPIDSGLERALKEGIPNSCGISIGLDRLFLSILGGASLRETSPYYGKF from the coding sequence ATGAACGAGTTGAGCCGGGAGATTTTGATCCGAAGAGCCAAATTCTTATCCGTAATCCGGAGATTTTTTGAAGAGCGAAATTATCTAGAGATGGACACTCCTTGTCTCAAGGCAAATCCTTCTATGGAGCCCTATCTCGATCCTTTTCTGGTCCATTCTCCCTCTGAAAAGGAAAGGGGTTACTTAATTACGTCTCCTGAATATTCTTTAAAGGAGATTCTTTCAAAGGGATTGGAAAGAATCTATGAAATCACTCATACATTTCGTTCCGGAGAAGAAGGAAGTCCTTTTCACAGTGCGGAATTTTTGATGTTGGAATTCTACACCGTAGGAATGAGGTTAGAGGGTCTTATGGATTTCTGCACGGATCTCTTGGAGATCCTGGATGCAAAATTTCATTCTTTCGGTTTTCAGAGATCAGAGATCCGAAGAATGACCGTCGAGGAAGCTCTCAGAGAATACGCGGGTTGTGGGATCTCACACGAAGAACTCGATAAAGTCATCAAAGAACAAAGGCTCACCGCAAACCAGGATGAGAAACGAACCTACGAAGATTCCTTTTTTCTTGTATTCTTAAATCTTGTAGAAGCTCATCTTCCCAAAGGATTCACCTTTCTCTATCATTACCCCCCGGAGCTCGCTGCTCTTTCTCAGATCGAGAACGGTTTTGCGAGAAGGTTCGAACTCTATTTCGGAAATTTAGAATTGGGAAATGCGTTCCAAGAACTTACCGATCCGGAAGAACAGTTCTCCCGTTTTCGTTCCGAGCAGGATCTTCGGAAACGTTTGGGAAAAGAAATTTTCCCGATCGATTCGGGATTGGAAAGAGCCCTGAAAGAAGGAATTCCGAACTCTTGTGGGATCTCCATCGGTTTGGACAGGCTCTTTCTCTCCATTCTTGGAGGGGCGTCTCTCCGGGAAACGAGCCCGTATTATGGAAAGTTCTGA
- a CDS encoding STAS domain-containing protein: MDPIQRYQHFEIRKNRQSTEVVPLTASFDESSFDELKSILALVFYQSSLHVKINLSGVKILPLPVAMKILAFAFDLRLKNRTLVLTGASPAFKKLIQFYRMDRSLLIF, encoded by the coding sequence ATGGATCCGATTCAAAGATACCAACATTTTGAAATTCGAAAGAACCGACAATCTACGGAAGTAGTACCTCTCACAGCTTCCTTCGATGAATCCTCTTTCGACGAATTGAAGTCCATCCTCGCCCTTGTCTTTTATCAGTCCAGCCTTCACGTAAAAATCAATCTGAGCGGGGTCAAAATTCTCCCCCTTCCCGTGGCGATGAAAATTCTGGCCTTCGCATTCGACCTAAGATTGAAAAATAGGACCCTTGTTTTGACCGGAGCAAGCCCGGCTTTTAAAAAGCTCATTCAATTCTATAGAATGGATCGTTCCCTCTTAATCTTCTGA
- a CDS encoding DUF4279 domain-containing protein — protein MNANASNPLTWAILSVNEDGLNSEDVTRQLDLKPDFSTPRIATDKEGKPLGFGHWQLHSTLDAHAPLEEHILQILEKVLPSRHKVKEFASKHKLCMYVSVEFADHSLKETEISSRLLLLLGSLGIKLVFQPWKRDEKRRRSED, from the coding sequence ATGAATGCGAATGCAAGCAACCCCCTCACTTGGGCAATCCTCTCCGTTAATGAGGACGGGCTCAATTCGGAAGACGTTACGAGACAATTGGATTTAAAACCGGATTTCAGCACCCCGAGAATCGCGACGGACAAGGAGGGGAAGCCCCTTGGTTTTGGGCATTGGCAACTCCATTCTACTCTGGACGCACATGCTCCCTTGGAAGAACACATTCTTCAAATTCTGGAGAAGGTTCTTCCTTCCCGTCATAAGGTAAAAGAATTCGCTTCCAAACATAAGCTCTGTATGTATGTCTCCGTAGAATTTGCAGATCATTCTTTGAAAGAAACGGAAATCTCTTCTCGACTCCTTCTTCTCTTGGGGAGCCTTGGAATCAAATTGGTCTTTCAACCTTGGAAGAGAGACGAAAAGAGAAGGCGTTCAGAAGATTAA